A window of Thalassophryne amazonica chromosome 12, fThaAma1.1, whole genome shotgun sequence genomic DNA:
ctagaaacttaatttcacttctcaaatatcagtgtgtttgtctgctatatgatatatttaactgaaatttctgatccagacaaccaatgatttataaaggaaaatcatgaaaattatcaggggggcccaaacatttgtatacaactgtatctgtggtgcaaatttggtgagaatctgtgaagtagttttgacattacttttttttaagattataaagtgaaacttggtccagaatctggatccagatccagatcacttctaaaattcagtggagtcttccatgccccagtatctatctgtggtgcaaatatggtgagaatatgtgaagtactttcgatgtaatccttcaaagtccatatgaagtgaaatctgcatccacaatccagatccagattacctcaaaaatttaatggagtcttccatgccctaatatggatCTGTCGTGCACAAGTGGTAAGAATCTTTGAAGTAGTTTcggcgtaatccttcaaagcctatatgaagtgaaatcttgatccagagtccagatctggatcagctccaaaatctaatggcatcttccatggcctgatatgtatctgtggtacaactttggtgagaatctgtttaGTACTTTTGACAAAATCCtgtaaagcctatataaagtgaaacctaaTCCAGAATTCggctctggatcacctccaaaatttaatggagtcttccatgacctgatAATTTGTAAAATTTTGTCAaagtctgtgcagtagttttagtGTAATCttgcagacagacaaataaatgcagatggttttattacatccttgggagACATAATAAAGATTAGAACTAATGATACTATTTGTATCAACtcatttatgaatgaatgaatgaatggatttattcgacacacacacaaatccgaaagaacagaaacataccaataatatgaatgttatataaacaagcctgtgagtccgaaagggtgtgggcagaagcaaagcttatcaacgcccacccctgctagaatgagtccaacaattataacagtcataacaacatatacacaaattcacaacacactacatatcaacacagacatacacttcaatatttaattacatttcaattcatgtataagtatgttatgtataaagcgccaaatcacagcaaacttggcccaagtcactccatattaaccctggcGATTTAGAAGaagaaatgaataaaaatggtaaatgttgatttaaatcagtaaaagtttatttacattttcaaaaatcatgacttaagaaaaaaattatttatttatttttgccatccCTGCGTGATGCCTAAATCAGCTGAAACGTGAATCTCCGTGTGACGTCAAAGATACAGCAGCAGGCTCTCTGGGCTCAAATCAGTGcccactcttaaaaaaaaaaaaaataattaaaaaaaatctgttgtatcACCATCTGAAAGCTGGGACATTATATGGAAAAGTTGGGACATTATGAAaaatgcaaatgtaaaaaaaaaaagttaagaatTGATTACAGAAATgattacagatttaaaataatatGGTTGTGATGATTCAGAGAGGACAGGTCAGAGGTAAGATTGTGTTCGAAGTTACTTTGAGTGTGAACCACAGAAATTCACATGCAAATGTCACAGTGGTTGTTATCACATGCTTTTGTGGAAAGTAAATGAAATGTCTGTTTACAGTTGAAGATTATGTAAAATATACAACAATCACCTGTGATGTATATCTCCAAACTATCACTTCCATCAGTGCAACAACTTAGTGGAGTCATGTCACACTCACCACTCTGCTTTATTTTAATGAATGTTATTCTAAATGCTATCAATTTAATTCctcctttgcagacatgcagactTTGTTGGTGATGAAAGAAGAAATTCTCCCTGAACAGCAGGAAGGAaacctgagtgttgaccaggaggacattaaagaggaacaagagAAACTCTGGATAAGTCCACAGGTACAACAGCTTCACCAGCCGGAGGAGGCCGATATCACAAAGTGCCCTTTTAGTGCTGTGAAGAGTGACAATGATGAAAACCCACAGTCATCAGAggttcatcaaagccaaagtgatgagagcacagaggctgagcctgtagccagcagctcacctGTACTCAGAACACTGATGGCACAAGCAggtggagaggacgatggaggaccacagtcAGGTTCATGCAGTCTTTTACCGCCAGATaccaatggaagaagttcagattgctTTGAAGTTGATAGATACAAATGGAAGCAGACTACAAAACTTGGTTCAGCCTTTAACAGTCTGAAAAACAGCAGTGTCTCTGTTAGTCATAGCAGGTGCAACATGATTAAGAAAAAGTGTGACGGCTCTGAAAATGGAAAAACATGTGATCACATAAACTATTTAAAGATAGAAAACAGAAGGCAAAGAAGTGAAAAAACATTTAACTGTCCAGAGTGtggtgaaagttttgaaaaaaaaggtAATGTGATTACACCCATTAGAATTAATACAGGgcagaaaccatttagctgttctgagtgtggaaaaacaTTTGGAAGAAAGAGCagtcagatcacacacatgagaattcatactggCCAAaagccatttagctgttctgagtgtggaaaaagatttggacaaaagagtaaTCTGgtcacacacatgagaattcatactggccagaaaccatttagctgttctgagtgtggaaaaagatttggacaaaagaacaGTCTGGTCATACACATGAGAAGTCATACTGGccagaaaccatttagctgttctgagtgtggaaaaagatttggacaaaagaacaGTCTGGTCACACACAGAAGAATTCATACTGGccagaaaccatttagctgttctgagtgtggtaaacaaTTT
This region includes:
- the LOC117522183 gene encoding gastrula zinc finger protein XlCGF57.1-like isoform X1 — translated: MLQQQELNLSVDWKDIKQEQKEVWTSNEGQQLHRLETEKTKLHFVPVKTENDDEIPQSSQVLQNSDMQTLLVMKEEILPEQQEGNLSVDQEDIKEEQEKLWISPQVQQLHQPEEADITKCPFSAVKSDNDENPQSSEVHQSQSDESTEAEPVASSSPVLRTLMAQAGGEDDGGPQSGSCSLLPPDTNGRSSDCFEVDRYKWKQTTKLGSAFNSLKNSSVSVSHSRCNMIKKKCDGSENGKTCDHINYLKIENRRQRSEKTFNCPECGESFEKKGNVITPIRINTGQKPFSCSECGKTFGRKSSQITHMRIHTGQKPFSCSECGKRFGQKSNLVTHMRIHTGQKPFSCSECGKRFGQKNSLVIHMRSHTGQKPFSCSECGKRFGQKNSLVTHRRIHTGQKPFSCSECGKQFGYKSHLMTHMRCHTGQKPFSCAECGKRFGDKSSLIKHSRIHTGQKPFTCAECGKGFRQRGNLMTHMIIHTGQKPFSCSECGKRFGLQSNLITHMRIHTRQKPFSCSECGKRFGYKNSLIIHMRIHTGQKPFSCSECGQAFGHKNSLFTHMRIHTGHKPFPCSECGKTFGQKNSLLIHMIIHTGQKPFTCSECGKRFVQKSNVIRHMRIHTGQLKN